TTTGGGCCATCAGTGGCCGCTGGCGCCACTGGAGCTATGCTGTGAAGCTTTTACAAAttagtccctggaagattctgtaattatcgcGTAAATTTCTGTCTTgcgaaatttgcagaaaaccccctagatctactacatcttctcaatccagccccaccatagaattttttagatctaaccctgaacttttcggtatttgcaagcactattttctgagtctagtatttctttcctgctaacccccgaagtctatagttaattacataTAGATCCCTGTAGCATTGTTTTATgcgcagttttcgcgtcttaaatccgtttcgatccgttctttttgcgttagtcttctaaaaccttaAGATATCGTTTAGTACTGTTGTTCtaccataattcctatttttaaaattagatatcaatttaatttgaataatatcctctcatccagtttttctaaataaaatccaattagatctatgctccggttttcataattattgttaacttgattaatatcaactcaaatgtgtttgtaatttaatttgtttagttcgactcgaatcataaagttcgatGTTTACATGCTCTCATTGGTTTCTTTCTAATAAATCGTTTAATTtggataatttgtacatagacaattatatataaaatttgattaagttgTATCCCATCTTTATAAATACAAATATAATGTGAGTTAATTACAATtagggatatttctcttttatatcttttatattagttttataaattaaaataaatgaaagcctatagttctttatttcttttataatataaatctcccgatagctgtatcttttcaaccctagctccgttttctgCGTTTCTTACGCTCTTTTAACCGcagcaacgagccctatccttttgtacgttcttttaaagcttttcttttgtttggtgtatctgttcttagtcattcttgtttgtttgcttgcttgtatgtttgggcccgatgcttgtacgacgttagaaggagcgtgatccaagagctttgaagatttagagtttcaagaataagGGTTGAAGACTCTAAGCAgttattctctaaaagaaaggcaagtgtttctttgatcatgcttttgtcctaataatcacaataaatgtaactttttctttatgcatgcatgtgtcctaattttgatggatcctaattaaggatatgcctagtctttatgatcattccttgtcgaCCTGgattttacctttatgttgggtagctattgcttagttacTATAACTGGTTCcagtttgggaataatatataaccatgatgacaacaatgatgatgttacacctattttatccatgttcatgctctttgtgttgttaatcataaGATCATATGTTGTAatcagaacatggagaaccacccaggaaaacagtgcaaccacaatactatatggtcctggtcttggctaattaattagaaactcaagcttgtgatgatcttactgaaaaggcaagaggggagtgcgttgatggggtatagctcggtcctcttgaggcatattgatatatgtggtccttggctaaggcgtttcctcattagggagggttatgaccactacggcctgaaaccttagcggatcattgcaagttagggaatctttataaagacctcgtagtgaatcccttgccactcacctcgaaagtgtttaagaggctagctacctcgggcaaatcgggagacacgaattgtgcgtaaagtgtacaatctctgcagagtgaaaactgatatatcagtcgtgctcacggttaagagcggtttggaccctcacatgataattgaacttgaagatgaattaaatcgtggaccatgtttatggttatggttatggttatgctacatctcttctatctcttttaatatgggttttggtatgaacttatatattagtaatcaggtgctaataaaatttgaccaactaaaattgcttatcattgtaagccagtcagcctttccttgattttggccttcatgtcatataattcccaacacttgctgagtaccaaccataagtgtactcacgcttgttataattgctgctccgAGGAGAAAGtaatgtgaagtcttttgaagatgatgctgagttctaggcttgcGCAACCCTCGGtagattgcctgtgaagtttgaagtctccgtttccaggataagctgtataactctgataattcTTTATAATAtacttttaattctcttttcatgataccGTTGCTGATtgttcactgatgaagtcactatatgtatggaacttgatcctagcataTATATATAGTTATGTATTCGGTTTTAACCTTAAAAACCGGATGTGACATTGCACCTGCAGGAGGGCTCTTCCCAAAGCTGAAACGTCTTCTCAGGTGTATGGTTGTTGAACTTGTATAACACCACAATATATTGAATTACATATTTCAGAAATAAAAAGATTTGAAATGAGATGTATACTCTTAGATATTTCTCATTGAAGATGTAATTCATATGCTGTTGTTATtgattaatatattatttaatTAATGTATTTGTCTTAAAATTAGTGTAATGAAAATGACTATCGTGTGGGCTACGAATATTTTATTCATGCCCACATACTGTTCCTCAAATAATTCTAGCCTATAAAAGAATTTGGCCTCAATCAAACAAATATAACCGGCTTGAAAATAGGCCTGGTAACAAAAATATACTGGCTAAGATGTGTCAAACGAACTAGGCCTGCAACTATGCTTAGCCCACAAATAGATTGCTCGCTACGTGGGCCTTAATATTTCATCGAATAATTTGTGATGAACGTCAGAAGCTATTTTATGTCAGAAGCTACAAACTACTGCCATGTCAGAAGCTATTTTATGTCCTAAGTACGAGCACCTGTCTAGTCGTGAGCCATCAATACTTATGGTTTTGTGATGTTTTTGGCTTAATAATGACAACAAACGAATGCCATAATAAACTAATAATGAAAGAAGGATCCTCACAAAAGCTTTGACAAAAAATAATTTTCATGTTTTGTGACATAAACAAAATGCCTCCTATCATGAGATTTCTTGTAGTGTAATATCAATTATGTGACACGTAAGTCAAATGTTATTGGATTAATTGTTGTTCAAAGCATAGATTTGGATGGTCAAATTACACCGTTTAAAAAGGAATGAAGGAGTAGAGAAAACAAGAACAATGGAATGCAGTATCGCCATATTGAAAATTGGTAACCTATAGTTTTTATTCCCTCTCTTCATTGTATGTTACCCTAGGAATCATTATTCTTGTATTAATGGAAAAAGAAGAAATGTATATCGTGTCATCTTAACTCTTAATACCATCGCATCAAAGGCACTTGTATAAGATTTATTGATCAGTACATTTAGCACGCCGTTCCAATGCAAGGTCTTTGTTGATAGGCTCACACACACTTGAAGTGCGTTCTAATTAAACACCCTCAGCGCCAGTACTATAGGGCTGATGGAACGGAGCCGTACAGGGAACCCGTCAGTCTGGACATGTTTCCCCACGCAGAAATTCGCTGCGAGAACCcttccatggccgccgccggcagGCACATGGACACCACTGCGCAGTCCTCGCCGCCCCTGCTCTTGCACCGCTCGTAGTAGCTCTGCAGGCTCGTCGTCACCACCCTTCCAGCCGTCGTgatcccgccgccggcgcgctccCATCTGCCGACGTTCGGCGCACCCACTCGTCGACTGAGGCTCGTCGCGTCACTGATCATGTACGTCCAGTCCTGCGAGTACCACGGCCGTCCGCGCCGGGCCAGCAAGTCCAGCATCGACTGCATGTACCCGTCATCCGTCACCTCGGACTTCGCCTCGCGCAAGAGCCCGATCGCGTGGCCAAGCGGGCGGCCGATCagctcgccggcggtggcctCCGCGGCCCGCAAGACGAGCGCGTTACCGTAGAACCCTTGCGGCAGCGGCGAGCGAGGCTTCCATGTTCCACGGGCATTGGAACAGATTATCAGGCGCACGCGCTGGTGAGGCTCGTAACCCAGTGCCGCCGTCCGGCACTGCCAGACCGCGGCGGTGACGAGCTCGAAGACGGTAGTCGACTGGACGAGGCTCGCCGGAACTTGGCTCCGCATGGCCGCCATCTCCCTTGGGCCAAAACGGAAGTGGCGGGTCACCATGTGCTCGAGTGGTGTCTTCCTGACGACGTCCTCGGCCGCAGCCGAGGCGGCCGGCAGCTGGTCGTAGGCGCTGTGCTTGTGTGTGACGTCGGGTGCGGCACGGGCGATGAGGAGCTCCCTGCCCCACACCGGCGGCTCCGTGTGCAGTTCGCCCCGTGCGAGAGCGTAGACGCTGTTGAGGAACTTGGCCATGCCGAAGCCATCGATGACGCTGTGACAGTAGCGGTAGCCGATAGCGAACCCATCGTTGCCGCTGAACCTTGTGACCTGTGTATACGCGAGAAGAATGACAAAGGCCGTGAGACCTCGATTAGCCTTAAGAAAAAACAAGTTGTTGAGTAAATGATGGTTCGTTTGCATGTTCCATTTTGGTTTTTTATATGACAACAAAGGCAGTGACATCCATTAGTAGCATTAAATAATATAATTGTTGAGTAAATAATGATTCGCTTGCACGTCccattttgttttttttttactttttagGTGTTTATTTGTCTCAAACTTTTTAACTattgtataaaaatttaaaaataaaatttggatTCACATGTAAGTTCCACATCAGCATAAATACTTCCGCTTTATAACTTAAAAATGGCAATTTGGACTTAAGTGACACAATTAGTAAGTTTGTATATCTGAATGTATATTTTGAAAGTTTGGGGATCTAGATTGCACTACGAGCCAAGTTCGAGGACCGGCTGTGTATTTTATTCTACTACAAATATCCAATATTTCTTTCAATATATAGTACTCCATTCATTCTAAATTATAGATCATTTTGACTTTTTTAATAAATATAATTTGCTTTGCATATGGATATACACgctatatctagatacataaaATATAGTATGTACAACCTATAATTTGAATGGTGGGAGTAACAATTACACGCAAAGTGGTAATTTTGCTTCCTTATTTGGAACCTGGCCTGCTGCCCACCCGAGCTGCACAAACACACAGCTAGCATGCGTGCGTTCAAAGAGGGCGAGAGTGCGTTCATATTTTCAGTTAATTTCATTCCATGGTACATATATAACTTGCATGTTTGTCAGTCTCAAGAATTACCAATCCATTTTTTTGAAGACATTTATATGGATATGATATGTATTCATGTGTTTGTAGAGAGTGAAAGTACATGTGATTGTGTACGTGTCTGTCTCCCTTTTGTAACTAGTTTTTTTTATTGGGCTTACAAATATGCATTGATTGGACGATAAAGTATCTTATTTAAGTAATAATAAACCGGTTGCACCAAGATTCAATAGATTTAAAATTGATTTAaaattgctcaaaatttcaTTTTTCTTGACTATTTACCAAGAAAATTGTCATCAGTTTTGCCTATCGGCATCTACTATTGTTCTTGCAATCCTGCCATCAAACCCTATGACACGCATGAAACTACGAAGTAATCATGAAGATATATATACCTGAAAGAAGAGCAATGGCTTGGCAACGACAGCGTCCTGAGGCTCACCAATGTCGTAGCATAGGAGCTCTTCCATACAAGGGTACGGCATGGCCAGTGGCTGCCCAAGCTCTTGCAGCCGCACGTCGGCGTCAGCCTCCACAAACACCACCCCTTCGGCCGTGCAGTCCACCAACAGCTTCCCTCCTGTGACCTGAGGAAGCTCCACGAGGCGACCGGCCAATGGGTAGTAGCTCACCAGCGCCTCGGCCAACGCAGCCCTAATGATCCTCACCGGGTCGTCGTCGACGTCCCCAGCTGATTCTGTGAGACGCCGGCGGGCACCAAAGAACTCGACGCCGGCGGGGTAGTACCGGAGTCCGCGCTGGTCATCGATGTCGGAGAGGGGCTTGTACTCGTGTGGAGTCGGCCGAGCCGGCGTCACAAGCTCAGGCTTCCTTCTCAGCGCCGTGAAGGTGACCATGGTGATCGCTGAGCTAGTTTGACTCTCGTGAGGGAGATCAGGATGCAAATGTACTGTCTAGCTAGATGGTTATTGCTAAGCAGTCTCCGTTTAGTTGTTCAACTAGTCGGAGTTTAGCGTTCATTTATACACGTATAGAACAGTCATAAGGCAATAACCATGTTCGTGTATGGATACAAAAATATACCATTTGTTTAAAAGATAGGAGCAGTTATATATTGGATTGGTGGCATTCTACTCTTGACTGGAAATGAACTATAGAGTCTTTCTTCTTCAAAATACTGATGCGTTTTCGTCTTTGGTGGTGGTTACCCCTCCTTCCATGGTAGCCTTAACTCTAGCGAATTTAGAGTTCAAGACAGGGACGGATCCGGATTCGATCCCTAGGGTTTGGGCGTTATTTAATGATGAGACGACGATGGGTCCGCTAGGATTATGTTATCAGTGGGGTAGTGTGAATTCGAATCATTAGAGAATCTCTAATGACGTGCCACCTTGGCCCCTTAGCCGTCACTTAGACTTGACCGGAAAAAAACTGACATACAAAACGTAGTAGGAGAAGAAAGTGTTTGGGTAGTCTCTTGGATGAAAATGAAAAACAGCAATCCAATTTTGGAGGACTTAGCTAGGCAGTTTTTCCTTAAGAAGAAAATAGACGCATAACTTCAAATAGAAGAGGATTCGAATATTCCTCAACATCTTGATATAGTCACCAGTACAGAACAGGTCTCTCGAACAACTTGGTCCTTGTTTGACTTAGGCTTAGGTCGGTCTATCGAGATTCTGGAAATTAAACATCATCAATCTCCACCATTCATGTGCGAGTACTTCAACTATTATGACTTTGTTAGTAAAAGAATAGACATACACCCAATATGGACTTTGACAATTAGTGGAGCTCAACTTGGTCCTTGTTTGACTTAGGGTTAACTCGGTGGAGATTCTGTGATTATCATCAGCCTCCACCATTCATGTGCGAGTACCTCAACCATGACTTTAATATGCTGTGGCACAATGTCAGAGAAATCCCACAACTAATTCGGAGGCCGTGTACAAGAAATTACAAACCTATGAGGTTTGGGCACAAGAAATCATTAGCCACTACGATGCTCCATCCGTCCAAAAACATGAGGCTCATATTTTGAACCGTTGCACCAGCAGGAGGGCTCCTCCCAAAGCTGAAACGTCTTCTCAGGTGTATGGTTGTTGAACTTGTATAGCACCACAAGCTTAAAGAAAATATTGCTTCTGTGGACTAAACTCTTTGACCATCAATATATTGAATTACATATGTCGGAAATAAAAAGAATTGAAATGAGATGTATACTCTCAAATATTTAATCGTTTTTTTTGAAATGTCACTTTTTCATTCATATTGTTAGTCGAAGTTGAGGCCCTATTTAATTTATGTGTATTTTGAATCTTACAAAATATCTTTTACTTAGCATTGCTTGATTTGCACGTCCTACAGAGAGTAATTACGGACATTATATTCTAGTGGCATTGATGTTTTCTTTGTTCATGTGCTTATATAATGTCTTGTAGTTTGGACGGAGAGGTCCCATCAGTTATTCTAGTGGCATATGCTCGTCTTGCCGCGCCAGCGCCCACTCGCGTCAGCCCGCGCCTGCCCCCGCTCCCTTCCCTGCTCCGTGACAAGGGGCGGAGGCCACCTGGCTTGGCCACTGCTGCCTTGACTGCAAACCGTAGCTCCCGCACTGCTACCGCCAGATGCATGCCACGCATCCCAGCCCGCACACTAAAGTCCACGGGCCGTCCACGAGCCCCGACCCACGCGAAACCCTAGCGTCCGCCACTATAAAACCCCTAGCCGGCCACCGCCAcaccaaaccctagcgccaATCAGGGATTCCCCCTTCCGCCATAGCCACGCTCGAGAAAGGGAAGAATGAGAAcaaaaggaggaggaagaggagggacCGACCCTGCCGCACccgaggaagaggaggaaccGGCGTGGCCGCAACcaaggaggaggacgacgccgcCGCCAAGACCACAtcaccacgccgccgcccgaacGATGACGTCGATGAACCCGCGCAGCACGGCTCGGCACCACCCTCACCTGCGTCGACCCACCACGATGGCGAGCTCCCCTACCGTGACCCGTTAGGTAGGCCACCACCGCTCCCAACCTCCCTAGACCTCCCCTGCTGCTGACAAGCCCCGGCTGCTGATGAACCCACCGTAGCATGGCCCTAGGTTCCCCGTCCCATGCTGCGCGGCCCTCGTTGCTGGAGCCTCACCATCGCCTCAGCCCTCGCACCACCCTACAGCTTAGCGCCACCGCAGTccggccccttcagtaaacttgcacgtatactagtcgtaaactagtaaacggagtgttattggaagtatgggagcgaggccctttcTGTAAACctgcacgtagtactagtcgtaaactagtaaatgaagtgttactggaagtatgggagcgaggccccttcagtaaacttgcacgcaGTACGAgttgtgaaccagtaaacggagtagtactggaagtatgggagcgaagcccgtttagtaacatagaaaactagtcgagaactagtaatctgtgcGTTATTGGAAGTATGTGAAGGTGATTGGAGGTCAATTAATAAGGGaaaaataaatcttgctggtagcttcagtcgaatccttgggcggaccatgagaattcacatgttgccatgcgaaaacATCACGGTTGGCCCGAATGAATCGACGACGAGGTCCTTCACGTGGGGTGATCAGTTCTTTGGGCAGGTAAAGACCATCGTATGTTACCATGCGAAGATatctcggttggcccgaaggagTAGATTACGCATTCCTTCACATGCATTGCTACGAAAGTGGTTGTCATGTGAAAATGACTCGTTTGGCCTAAAGAAaatccttgggcgggccaagacaggtCGTACGGCATTGAAATATGGGTAAACAGACAAGCCCAATTTTGGGTAAATTTATTGAATCCCTGACCGAGTGGTTGAACGAATTCTTTGGCAAAAAATCAATTATTTCGAGATAAAACTCAAGATAATGGTTAAATAAGTTCCCGAAAAATCTccgtaaaacctccttgaatcgggtctCAGTCTTCATGAGGGCAGCTGCCTAGGTTGCGCggctgttatcaccataatttggctgggccagaaggtgggccgcgagcaagatgggctcacaGGATAATTGTAATAGGCTTGCGAATCGGTCCCTGCGCGGGCGttt
Above is a genomic segment from Panicum hallii strain FIL2 chromosome 8, PHallii_v3.1, whole genome shotgun sequence containing:
- the LOC112903604 gene encoding acyl transferase 1-like, producing the protein MVTFTALRRKPELVTPARPTPHEYKPLSDIDDQRGLRYYPAGVEFFGARRRLTESAGDVDDDPVRIIRAALAEALVSYYPLAGRLVELPQVTGGKLLVDCTAEGVVFVEADADVRLQELGQPLAMPYPCMEELLCYDIGEPQDAVVAKPLLFFQVTRFSGNDGFAIGYRYCHSVIDGFGMAKFLNSVYALARGELHTEPPVWGRELLIARAAPDVTHKHSAYDQLPAASAAAEDVVRKTPLEHMVTRHFRFGPREMAAMRSQVPASLVQSTTVFELVTAAVWQCRTAALGYEPHQRVRLIICSNARGTWKPRSPLPQGFYGNALVLRAAEATAGELIGRPLGHAIGLLREAKSEVTDDGYMQSMLDLLARRGRPWYSQDWTYMISDATSLSRRVGAPNVGRWERAGGGITTAGRVVTTSLQSYYERCKSRGGEDCAVVSMCLPAAAMEGFSQRISAWGNMSRLTGSLYGSVPSAL